From Gallus gallus isolate bGalGal1 chromosome 14, bGalGal1.mat.broiler.GRCg7b, whole genome shotgun sequence, one genomic window encodes:
- the PGP gene encoding glycerol-3-phosphate phosphatase: MAATGGRRCRRLEGETARAVLANVDTLLFDCDGVLWRGEAALSGAPAALGRLAAAGKRLCYVTNNSSRTRVAYTEKLRRLGFPPAEPRHVFGSAFCAARYLRQALPPGAAAYVLGGPALSAELEAAGIPHLGPGPAALPGPAPADWAQAPLEPAVRAVLVGFDEHFSYAKLCQALRYLLRGPDCLLVGTNRDNRLPLEGGSAIPGTGCLVKAVETAAEREAFIVGKPSRYIFDCVASEFDIDPARTIMVGDRLDTDILMGNTCGLTTLLTLTGVSTLEEVRGHQESDCPARQGLVPDYYVDSIADLLPALED; encoded by the exons ATGGCGGCGACGGGCGGGCGGCGGTGCCGGCGGCTGGAGGGCGAGACGGCCCGCGCCGTGCTGGCCAACGTCGACACGCTGCTGTTCGACTGCGACGGCGTGCTGTGGCGCGGCGAGGCGGCGCTGAGCGGCGCGCCGGCGGCCCTGGGCCGTTTGGCGGCGGCGGGCAAGCGGCTGTGCTACGTGACCAACAACAGCAGCCGCACGCGGGTCGCTTACACCGAGAAGCTGCGGCGCCTCGGCTTCCCGCCCGCCGAGCCCCGCCACGTCTTCGGCTCGGCCTTCTGCGCCGCCCGCTACCTCCGCCAGGCCCTgccgcccggcgccgccgcctACGTGCTGGGCGGCCCCGCGCTCTCCGCCGAGCTGGAGGCCGCCGGCATCCCGCACCtcgggcccggccccgccgccctgcccggccccgcgcccgccgaCTGGGCCCAGGCGCCGCTGGAGCCGGCGGTGCGCGCCGTGCTGGTGGGCTTCGACGAGCACTTCAGCTACGCCAAGCTGTGCCAGGCGCTGCGCTACCTCCTGCGCGGCCCCGACTGCCTCCTCGTCGGCACCAACCGCGACAACCGCCTGCCGCTGGAGGGCGGCTCCGCCATCCCCG GGACCGGCTGCCTGGTAAAAGCCgtggagacagcagcagagcgCGAGGCTTTCATCGTCGGGAAGCCCAGCCGTTATATATTTGACTGCGTGGCCAGCGAGTTTGACATCGACCCTGCGCGCACCATCATGGTGGGGGATCGGCTGGACACGGACATCCTCATGGGCAACACCTGCGGCCTCACCACCCTGCTGACGCTCACCGGGGTCAGCACGCTGGAGGAAGTGAGAGGGCACCAGGAGAGTGActgccctgcccggcagggCCTGGTGCCTGATTACTATGTCGATAGCATAGCCGACCTTCTTCCTGCACTCGAGGATTAA
- the E4F1 gene encoding transcription factor E4F1 isoform X2, with protein MEAAVATSAGPAALTAAAAEEREGAAAAGSGPSAGSGAFLSLSAPFSEEDEDDVHKCGRCQAEFTSLEEFVQHKIQKRCQRGPEPPLGPEGPKVVPAVEESITVAHIVVEASSIAEEIGNASAIVGSGHIKEVIVAGDHVFENPNGHIDGDVTEEQGNPDDQEQDIATELIKVKLLVNKEGRYVCELCQKTFKTASILKAHMITHSSRKDYECKLCGTSFRTKGSLIRHHRRHTDERPYKCKKCGKSFRESGALTRHLKSLTPCTEKIRFNVNKEIVVNKDDLPTGSCSSNSETVPSIASESIETSPVIHLVTDAKGNVLHEVHVQMQELPVVDSKSLDEDSHPKELPCEGETNSENLLRQAMRNSGIVIERVAVEEMQKADEAAVAATEEIKNEVVQAEEEPCGEQHAEVEQSEPTDAERTNGYKSYVCPHCNEAFSEAASLETHIKGHLDYKPFKCEECGKEFTKGYLLKKHQEVHVNERRFRCGECGKLYKTIAHVKGHRRVHSDERPYSCPKCGKRYKTKNAQQVHFRTHLEDKPYVCQYCSRGFREKGSLVRHIRHHTGEKPFKCYKCGRGFAEHGTLNRHLKTKGGCLLALKEVEEVMVSEESQSADNLAATVISEDPHTVLVEFSSVVADTQEYIIETATEDMETSEATEIMEGTRHEVDSHIMKVVQQIVNQANSGHQIIVQNVTVAENSEVTTDAADTITIATPESLTEQVAMTLASAIGEGAVLTTEGSIETEEATVTMVASEDIEIMEHTGEFVIASQEGEVEVQTVIV; from the exons ATGGAGGCCGCGGTGGCAACgagcgcggggccggcggcgctTACGGCAGCCGCAGCCGAGGAgcgggagggggcggcggccgcgggctCCGGGCCCAGCGCCGGGTCCGGCGCCTTCCTCAGCCTCTCGGCGCCCTTCAGCGAGGAAG ACGAGGATGACGTGCACAAGTGCGGGCGCTGCCAGGCGGAGTTCACCTCCCTGGAGGAGTTCGTGCAGCACAAGATCCAGAAGCGCTGCCAGCGCGGCCCGGAGCCGCCCCTCGGCCCCGAGGGACCGAAG GTCGTTCCCGCGGTTGAGGAGTCCATAACTGTTGCTCATATCGTCGTGGAAGCGTCCTCGATAGCAGAGGAGATCGGCAATGCGTCGGCTATCGTAG GTAGTGGGCACATAAAAGAAGTCATTGTGGCAGGAGACCACGTTTTTGAAAACCCAAATGGTCACATTGATGGCGATGTCACGGAAGAGCAAGGCAACCCCGACGATCAGGAGCAGGATATTGCCACAGAGCTGATAAAGGTTAAGCTTCTGGTCAATAAAGAAGGGCGGTATGTGTGTGAGTTGTGCCAGAAGACATTTAAAACG GCAAGCATCCTCAAAGCTCACATGATcactcacagcagcagaaaggactATGAATGTAAACTCTGTGGAACTTCCTTTAGGACAAAGGGGTCTCTGATTCGACACCATCGGCGTCATACTG ATGAAAGACCTTACAAATGTAAGAAATGTGGGAAAAGCTTCCGGGAATCAGGAGCGCTGACTCGGCACCTGAAGTCTCTGACACCTTGCACTGAAAAAATTCGCTTCAACGTGAACAAGGAAATAGTAGTCAATAAAGATGATTTGCCCACAG GATCCTGTAGTTCAAACTCAGAAACTGTTCCATCAATAGCGAGTGAATCCATCGAGACCTCACCTGTGATTCATCTAGTGACAGATGCAAAAGGCAACGTTCTTCATGAAGTCCATGTCCAAATGCAGGAGCTTCCTGTTGTAGATTCAAAATCTCTGGACGAAGAT TCGCATCCTAAGGAGCTGCCATGTGAGGGGGAAACAAACAGTGAGAATCTGCTGAGGCAGGCCATGAGGAATTCCGGCATTGTGATAGAGAGAGTTGCTgtggaagaaatgcagaaggCAGATGAGGCTGCTGTAGCtgctacagaagaaataaaaaatgaagtggtGCAAGCAGAAGAGGAGCCATGTGGAGAACAGCATGCTGAAGTAGAACAATCAGAGCCT ACAGATGCTGAAAGAACAAATGGGTACAAAAGTTACGTTTGCCCTCACTGTAATGAAGCTTTTAGTGAAGCTGCTTCCCTTGAAACGCACATCAAAGGACATTTAG ATTACAAGCCTTTTAAGTGCGAGGAATGTGGCAAAGAGTTCACGAAGGGCTACCTGTTAAAAAAGCATCAGGAGGTGCACGTCAACGAACGGCGTTTCCGCTGTGGAGAGTGTGGCAAGCTCTACAAGACTATTGCACACGTCAAGGGGCATCGAAGGGTGCATTCTGATGAGCGACCGTACTCCTGTCCAAAGTGTGGCAAACGGTACAAAACCAAG AACGCCCAGCAAGTTCACTTCCGTACGCATTTGGAGGACAAGCCTTACGTGTGTCAGTACTGCAGCCGGGGCTTTCGGGAGAAGGGCTCTCTGGTCCGCCACATCCGCCATCACACGGGGGAAAAGCCTTTCAAGTGTTACAAGTGTGGGCGAGGCTTCGCGGAGCATGGCACTCTCAACAGGCACTTAAAGACCAAAG GTGGCTGCCTTCTGGCTTTGAAAGAGGTGGAGGAAGTGATGGTATCTGAGGAAAGCCAGTCAGCTGACAATTTAGCTGCAACAGTCATCTCTGAAGATCCTCATACTGTTTTGGTAGAGTTTTCTTCAGTGGTGGCAGACACTCAGGAATACATCATTGAG ACTGCTACTGAAGATATGGAGACCAGTGAAGCTACTGAAATAATGGAGGGAACAAGACATGAG GTTGACAGTCACATTATGAAGGTTGTGCAACAAATAGTAAATCAAGCAAACTCTGGTCACCAGATCATCGTACAGAATGTCACCGTGGCAGAAAACTCTGAAGTAACCACAGATGCTGCAGACACCATCACCATTGCAACCCCTGAAAGCCTCACAGAGCAGGTCGCTATGACACTGGCTTCTGCCATTGGAGAAGGAGCAGTGCTGACAACAGAAGGTAGCATCGAGACAGAAGAAGCAACAGTGACGATGGTGGCATCAGAGGACATTGAAATAATGGAACATACAGGAGAGTTTGTTATTGCCTCCCAGGAAGGGGAGGTGGAAGTCCAGACTGTGATTGTGTAA
- the E4F1 gene encoding transcription factor E4F1 isoform X1, which yields MEAAVATSAGPAALTAAAAEEREGAAAAGSGPSAGSGAFLSLSAPFSEEDEDDVHKCGRCQAEFTSLEEFVQHKIQKRCQRGPEPPLGPEGPKVVPAVEESITVAHIVVEASSIAEEIGNASAIVGSGHIKEVIVAGDHVFENPNGHIDGDVTEEQGNPDDQEQDIATELIKVKLLVNKEGRYVCELCQKTFKTASILKAHMITHSSRKDYECKLCGTSFRTKGSLIRHHRRHTDERPYKCKKCGKSFRESGALTRHLKSLTPCTEKIRFNVNKEIVVNKDDLPTGSCSSNSETVPSIASESIETSPVIHLVTDAKGNVLHEVHVQMQELPVVDSKSLDEDQSHPKELPCEGETNSENLLRQAMRNSGIVIERVAVEEMQKADEAAVAATEEIKNEVVQAEEEPCGEQHAEVEQSEPTDAERTNGYKSYVCPHCNEAFSEAASLETHIKGHLDYKPFKCEECGKEFTKGYLLKKHQEVHVNERRFRCGECGKLYKTIAHVKGHRRVHSDERPYSCPKCGKRYKTKNAQQVHFRTHLEDKPYVCQYCSRGFREKGSLVRHIRHHTGEKPFKCYKCGRGFAEHGTLNRHLKTKGGCLLALKEVEEVMVSEESQSADNLAATVISEDPHTVLVEFSSVVADTQEYIIETATEDMETSEATEIMEGTRHEVDSHIMKVVQQIVNQANSGHQIIVQNVTVAENSEVTTDAADTITIATPESLTEQVAMTLASAIGEGAVLTTEGSIETEEATVTMVASEDIEIMEHTGEFVIASQEGEVEVQTVIV from the exons ATGGAGGCCGCGGTGGCAACgagcgcggggccggcggcgctTACGGCAGCCGCAGCCGAGGAgcgggagggggcggcggccgcgggctCCGGGCCCAGCGCCGGGTCCGGCGCCTTCCTCAGCCTCTCGGCGCCCTTCAGCGAGGAAG ACGAGGATGACGTGCACAAGTGCGGGCGCTGCCAGGCGGAGTTCACCTCCCTGGAGGAGTTCGTGCAGCACAAGATCCAGAAGCGCTGCCAGCGCGGCCCGGAGCCGCCCCTCGGCCCCGAGGGACCGAAG GTCGTTCCCGCGGTTGAGGAGTCCATAACTGTTGCTCATATCGTCGTGGAAGCGTCCTCGATAGCAGAGGAGATCGGCAATGCGTCGGCTATCGTAG GTAGTGGGCACATAAAAGAAGTCATTGTGGCAGGAGACCACGTTTTTGAAAACCCAAATGGTCACATTGATGGCGATGTCACGGAAGAGCAAGGCAACCCCGACGATCAGGAGCAGGATATTGCCACAGAGCTGATAAAGGTTAAGCTTCTGGTCAATAAAGAAGGGCGGTATGTGTGTGAGTTGTGCCAGAAGACATTTAAAACG GCAAGCATCCTCAAAGCTCACATGATcactcacagcagcagaaaggactATGAATGTAAACTCTGTGGAACTTCCTTTAGGACAAAGGGGTCTCTGATTCGACACCATCGGCGTCATACTG ATGAAAGACCTTACAAATGTAAGAAATGTGGGAAAAGCTTCCGGGAATCAGGAGCGCTGACTCGGCACCTGAAGTCTCTGACACCTTGCACTGAAAAAATTCGCTTCAACGTGAACAAGGAAATAGTAGTCAATAAAGATGATTTGCCCACAG GATCCTGTAGTTCAAACTCAGAAACTGTTCCATCAATAGCGAGTGAATCCATCGAGACCTCACCTGTGATTCATCTAGTGACAGATGCAAAAGGCAACGTTCTTCATGAAGTCCATGTCCAAATGCAGGAGCTTCCTGTTGTAGATTCAAAATCTCTGGACGAAGAT CAGTCGCATCCTAAGGAGCTGCCATGTGAGGGGGAAACAAACAGTGAGAATCTGCTGAGGCAGGCCATGAGGAATTCCGGCATTGTGATAGAGAGAGTTGCTgtggaagaaatgcagaaggCAGATGAGGCTGCTGTAGCtgctacagaagaaataaaaaatgaagtggtGCAAGCAGAAGAGGAGCCATGTGGAGAACAGCATGCTGAAGTAGAACAATCAGAGCCT ACAGATGCTGAAAGAACAAATGGGTACAAAAGTTACGTTTGCCCTCACTGTAATGAAGCTTTTAGTGAAGCTGCTTCCCTTGAAACGCACATCAAAGGACATTTAG ATTACAAGCCTTTTAAGTGCGAGGAATGTGGCAAAGAGTTCACGAAGGGCTACCTGTTAAAAAAGCATCAGGAGGTGCACGTCAACGAACGGCGTTTCCGCTGTGGAGAGTGTGGCAAGCTCTACAAGACTATTGCACACGTCAAGGGGCATCGAAGGGTGCATTCTGATGAGCGACCGTACTCCTGTCCAAAGTGTGGCAAACGGTACAAAACCAAG AACGCCCAGCAAGTTCACTTCCGTACGCATTTGGAGGACAAGCCTTACGTGTGTCAGTACTGCAGCCGGGGCTTTCGGGAGAAGGGCTCTCTGGTCCGCCACATCCGCCATCACACGGGGGAAAAGCCTTTCAAGTGTTACAAGTGTGGGCGAGGCTTCGCGGAGCATGGCACTCTCAACAGGCACTTAAAGACCAAAG GTGGCTGCCTTCTGGCTTTGAAAGAGGTGGAGGAAGTGATGGTATCTGAGGAAAGCCAGTCAGCTGACAATTTAGCTGCAACAGTCATCTCTGAAGATCCTCATACTGTTTTGGTAGAGTTTTCTTCAGTGGTGGCAGACACTCAGGAATACATCATTGAG ACTGCTACTGAAGATATGGAGACCAGTGAAGCTACTGAAATAATGGAGGGAACAAGACATGAG GTTGACAGTCACATTATGAAGGTTGTGCAACAAATAGTAAATCAAGCAAACTCTGGTCACCAGATCATCGTACAGAATGTCACCGTGGCAGAAAACTCTGAAGTAACCACAGATGCTGCAGACACCATCACCATTGCAACCCCTGAAAGCCTCACAGAGCAGGTCGCTATGACACTGGCTTCTGCCATTGGAGAAGGAGCAGTGCTGACAACAGAAGGTAGCATCGAGACAGAAGAAGCAACAGTGACGATGGTGGCATCAGAGGACATTGAAATAATGGAACATACAGGAGAGTTTGTTATTGCCTCCCAGGAAGGGGAGGTGGAAGTCCAGACTGTGATTGTGTAA
- the ZDHHC4 gene encoding palmitoyltransferase ZDHHC4, which produces MDFLPLLLLYLCLVLAVAVLYCSHAGSGGGRLGRAARTAGQVLSLVIPTRIQSVTQKVLLRLFHTRNYLFVVLHIALQAAVYAEYTWEVFVYCWELEFHLVMLLLPYLLLAGNMGCFILCSCANPGVITKSNHASLMKTYAYDGVLFQKGTVCATCNMEKPARSKHCSFCDICVHRFDHHCVWVNNCIGAFNAKYFFLYLFTLTVMAATIASITAAFLIQVVLLSNMMHGSYIDDQGQEHAVEIPFLVQHLFLTFPRIVFMLGFVILLTLILGAYCCFNLYLALTNQTFNEWYKCRRYRHSHHLTLQPCDRQVVYKNVYAKGVWMNLKEIFKSPAVLERKKKK; this is translated from the exons ATGGACTTtctgccgctgctgctgctctaccTGTGCCTCGTGCTCGCCGTCGCCGTGCTGTACTGCAGCCACGCGGGGAGCGGGGGCGGCCgcctgggcagggctgcccgcACTGCCGGCCAG gtGCTGTCATTAGTAATCCCCACTCGGATCCAGAGTGTGACACAGAAGGTGCTCCTCAGGCTCTTTCACACACG AAACTATTTGTTTGTTGTCCTGCACATAGCCTTGCAAGCAGCAGTTTATGCCGAATACACATGGGAAGTGTTTGTTTACTGCTGGGAGTTGGAGTTCCACCTcgtgatgctgctgctgccctacctgctgctggctgggaacATGGGCTGCTTCATTCTCTGCTCCTGCGCCAACCCTG GTGTAATAACAAAATCAAATCACGCATCACTGATGAAGACTTATGCATACGATGGTGTATTATTTCAGAAAGGCACTGTGTGTGCTACGTGCAACATGGAAAAGCCAGCCAGGTCAAAACATTGCA GTTTTTGTGACATCTGTGTGCATCGTTTTGATCACCACTGTGTGTGGGTCAACAACTGCATCGGTGCCTTCAATGCAAAGTATTTCTTCCTCTACCTCTTCACACTGACTGTGATGGCTGCAACCATTGCAAGCATCACCGCAGCGTTTCTCATCCAAGTGGTGCTGCTGTCAAACATGATGCATGGCAGTTACATTGATGACCAAGGACAGGAGCACGCTGTTGAGATTCCCTTTCTCGTCCAG cacCTTTTCTTGACTTTTCCTAGGATTGTCTTCATGCTTGGTTTTGTTATTCTTCTCACACTTATACTGGGTGCATACTGCTGTTTCAACCTATACTTGGCCTTAACCAACCAAACTTTCAACGAATGGTATAAATGCAGGAGATACAGGCATTCCCATCATCTAACATTGCAGCCTTGTGACAGACAAGTTGTCTACAAAAACGTTTATGCTAAAGGAGTCTGGATGAATTTAAAGGAAATCTTTAAgtctcctgcagtgctggaaagaaagaagaaaaaatga